Proteins from a genomic interval of Ramlibacter algicola:
- a CDS encoding DUF3606 domain-containing protein yields the protein MAETTDRIDLNDAAACDQWARKLDATPEELKEAVRAVGANPSDVEAHLKGVRTTTNSDRVKEALKK from the coding sequence ATGGCCGAGACCACCGACCGCATCGACCTGAACGACGCCGCTGCCTGCGACCAGTGGGCCCGCAAGCTGGACGCCACGCCCGAGGAACTGAAGGAAGCCGTGCGCGCCGTCGGCGCCAACCCGTCCGATGTCGAGGCACACCTCAAGGGCGTGCGCACGACGACGAATTCGGATCGGGTGAAGGAAGCACTGAAGAAGTAG